In the genome of Nocardia terpenica, one region contains:
- a CDS encoding FAD-dependent oxidoreductase, whose amino-acid sequence MSIRSALIIGGGIAGPVTATALHQAGIEARVYEAYPGPAYNIGAALGLAPNGLAALDIIGAGDAVRKVALPMHNTVMMMGTNTIRLPAPTGMEPLHAVDRSDLHTVLHDHAVASGVRFEYDKRLVGVDEHRDGVTARFADGTTADADILIGADGIKSLVRTLIDPNAPAADYTGLLGFGAFLDSPVELEPDTMFFHFGKNAYYLYWSMPDGRVCWGANLPQKQYISMSEARATPAEHWLGILRETYRDDVPGGMFVRDTRPENLITVGGLHIMPPVPHWHRGRLALVGDAVHAPSNSTGQGASLSVESGIQLARCLRDFPDPATAFATYERIRRPRVERIAARGAKVNHTKTLGPVMRRLLPVMMPIFAKLGKMDEVMRREQGYTIDWDARVDVTAELARI is encoded by the coding sequence ATGTCCATTCGTTCCGCTTTGATCATCGGCGGCGGCATCGCCGGTCCGGTGACCGCCACGGCCCTGCACCAGGCCGGTATCGAGGCCCGCGTCTACGAGGCGTATCCGGGCCCGGCCTACAACATCGGCGCGGCGCTCGGCCTCGCCCCGAACGGGCTGGCCGCGCTGGATATCATCGGGGCCGGTGACGCGGTCCGCAAGGTCGCGCTGCCCATGCACAACACCGTTATGATGATGGGTACCAACACCATTCGGCTGCCCGCGCCCACGGGTATGGAGCCGCTGCACGCGGTCGACCGCAGCGACCTGCACACGGTGCTGCACGATCACGCGGTGGCGTCCGGGGTGAGGTTCGAGTACGACAAGCGCCTCGTCGGCGTCGACGAACATCGCGACGGCGTGACCGCCCGCTTCGCCGACGGCACCACCGCCGACGCCGACATCCTGATCGGCGCCGACGGCATCAAATCGCTGGTGCGCACCCTGATCGACCCGAACGCACCGGCCGCGGACTACACGGGCCTCCTCGGCTTCGGCGCCTTCCTCGACTCCCCGGTCGAGCTGGAGCCGGACACGATGTTCTTCCACTTCGGGAAGAACGCCTACTACCTGTACTGGTCCATGCCCGACGGCCGGGTGTGCTGGGGCGCGAATCTGCCGCAGAAGCAGTACATTTCGATGTCGGAGGCGCGCGCCACCCCGGCCGAGCACTGGCTCGGGATCCTGCGCGAGACCTACCGCGACGACGTCCCGGGCGGCATGTTCGTCCGCGACACCCGCCCCGAGAATCTGATCACCGTCGGCGGCCTGCACATCATGCCGCCCGTACCGCACTGGCATCGCGGCCGCCTGGCGCTGGTCGGCGACGCCGTGCACGCACCCTCCAACAGCACCGGCCAGGGCGCGTCGCTGTCGGTGGAGAGCGGCATCCAGCTGGCCCGCTGCCTGCGCGACTTCCCGGACCCGGCAACGGCTTTCGCGACCTACGAGCGCATCCGCCGACCCCGGGTGGAACGCATCGCGGCGCGCGGGGCGAAGGTCAACCACACCAAGACCCTCGGGCCGGTGATGCGGCGGCTGCTGCCGGTCATGATGCCGATCTTCGCCAAGCTCGGCAAGATGGACGAGGTGATGCGGCGCGAGCAGGGCTACACCATCGACTGGGACGCCCGGGTCGACGTCACCGCGGAGCTGGCCAGGATCTGA
- a CDS encoding nitroreductase/quinone reductase family protein, with translation MVNRRDLQHRVITSFQRNIGNPILRRLGGQTLLETTGRVSGQPRITPIGGRRTGNSFWFVSEFGDRSQYVRNIRVDNRVRLRLRGQWHTGTAHLLPDDDAVARLKELPRYNSTVVRAFGTDLLTVRVDLDPIP, from the coding sequence ATGGTGAACCGTCGTGATCTGCAGCATCGAGTCATCACGAGCTTTCAGCGGAATATCGGTAATCCGATCCTGCGCCGACTGGGCGGGCAGACCCTGCTGGAGACGACCGGGCGGGTCAGCGGGCAGCCGCGGATCACCCCGATCGGCGGCCGCCGCACCGGAAACTCGTTCTGGTTCGTCTCCGAATTCGGGGACCGCTCGCAGTACGTCCGCAATATCCGCGTCGACAATCGGGTGCGGCTGCGGCTGCGCGGTCAGTGGCACACCGGCACCGCGCACCTGCTGCCCGACGACGACGCGGTGGCCCGGCTGAAGGAACTGCCCCGTTACAACAGCACGGTCGTGCGGGCATTCGGCACGGATCTGCTCACGGTGCGCGTCGATCTCGACCCAATACCGTGA
- the mmuM gene encoding homocysteine S-methyltransferase yields the protein MISDGGLATELEARGHDLADALWSARLLVDAPEAIRAVHAAFFRAGAVIATTASYQASFDGFAAAGLDRAETIRLLRRSVESARQARDEASGDGRPRWVAASVGPYGAALADGSEYRGRYGLSAARLRDWHAPRLAALAEAEPDVLALETIPDADEAEVLVDLVADLGLPAWLSYTVAGEATRAGQPLPDAFAVAADAPNIVAVGVNCCSPADVAPAIAAARAATGRPAVVYPNSGEGWDPVGHTWTGPALFSETQAHEWVSLGATIIGGCCRVRPADIARLAAALT from the coding sequence CTGATCTCGGACGGGGGGCTGGCGACCGAGTTGGAGGCGCGCGGGCACGATCTGGCGGATGCGCTGTGGTCGGCGCGGCTGCTGGTGGATGCGCCGGAGGCGATCCGGGCCGTGCACGCGGCGTTCTTCCGCGCCGGGGCGGTGATCGCGACGACCGCCAGCTATCAGGCGTCCTTCGACGGGTTCGCCGCCGCCGGTCTCGATCGCGCCGAGACGATCCGATTGCTGAGGCGCAGTGTGGAATCGGCCCGCCAGGCCCGCGACGAGGCGTCCGGCGACGGCCGCCCGCGCTGGGTGGCCGCGTCCGTCGGCCCGTACGGGGCGGCCCTGGCCGACGGCTCCGAATACCGTGGGCGCTACGGCCTTTCCGCGGCGCGACTGCGCGACTGGCACGCCCCCCGGCTGGCGGCCCTGGCCGAGGCCGAGCCGGATGTGCTTGCCCTGGAAACGATCCCGGACGCCGACGAGGCCGAGGTGCTGGTGGATCTGGTGGCCGACCTCGGCCTGCCCGCGTGGCTCAGCTACACCGTCGCGGGCGAGGCCACCCGCGCGGGACAGCCCCTTCCCGATGCCTTCGCCGTCGCCGCCGACGCCCCGAACATCGTCGCCGTCGGCGTGAACTGTTGCAGTCCAGCCGATGTCGCCCCCGCCATCGCCGCCGCCCGGGCCGCCACCGGCAGACCCGCGGTCGTCTATCCCAACAGCGGCGAGGGCTGGGACCCCGTCGGCCATACCTGGACCGGACCCGCGCTCTTCTCGGAAACCCAAGCCCACGAATGGGTTTCCCTCGGCGCGACCATTATCGGCGGCTGCTGCCGAGTGCGGCCCGCGGATATCGCCCGCCTCGCGGCGGCGCTCACGTGA
- a CDS encoding PadR family transcriptional regulator, with protein MAKKRKVENLLGLAVLSVLVERPMHRYEIAAVLRSRGKERDMDIKWGSLYTVVQNLEKHGFLEVAGSERDGARPERTIYRLTAAGRTEMEDWTAELLSTPEPEHHRFVSGLSIMGLLSPDRVIALLGERVTKLDEVTATARAELTTMTAAGLPRLFLVEAEFSVAMLEAEAEWARTLRDQLASGAFPHIDLWRQWHADGTPPADIVAMVERGDFRAPKDS; from the coding sequence ATGGCGAAGAAACGGAAGGTCGAGAACCTGCTGGGCCTGGCGGTCCTGTCGGTGCTGGTCGAGCGGCCGATGCATCGCTACGAGATCGCCGCGGTGTTGCGCAGTCGCGGCAAGGAACGCGATATGGACATCAAGTGGGGCTCGCTCTACACGGTGGTGCAGAACCTGGAGAAGCACGGGTTCCTGGAGGTGGCGGGCAGCGAGCGCGACGGCGCGCGGCCCGAGCGCACCATCTACCGCCTCACCGCCGCGGGTCGCACCGAAATGGAGGACTGGACGGCCGAGCTGCTGTCCACGCCCGAGCCCGAACACCACCGCTTCGTCTCCGGCCTGTCCATCATGGGCCTGCTGAGCCCCGACCGGGTGATAGCCCTGCTGGGCGAGCGGGTCACCAAGCTGGACGAGGTGACGGCCACGGCGCGCGCCGAGCTCACCACCATGACCGCGGCCGGATTGCCGCGCCTGTTCCTCGTCGAGGCCGAGTTCTCGGTCGCGATGCTCGAGGCCGAGGCCGAGTGGGCGCGCACCCTGCGCGACCAGCTGGCCTCCGGTGCGTTCCCGCACATCGATCTCTGGCGGCAATGGCATGCCGACGGCACGCCACCGGCAGACATCGTGGCGATGGTCGAAAGGGGGGACTTCCGGGCGCCGAAGGATTCGTGA
- a CDS encoding transcriptional regulator encodes MSAPHRRPALIILVIVASLSCLALGWWQWGRFESASGTAQNLGYALQWPLFAGFVVFAYIRFVRLERETREPDEPEPAAAPERPRKKVKTVAPREIPPGILPDRPTAPRADDPVLAEYNRYLAELYERDAREQVGIPHESERSAG; translated from the coding sequence GTGTCCGCTCCACACCGCCGCCCGGCTCTGATCATTCTGGTGATCGTGGCCTCGCTGTCCTGCCTGGCGCTGGGCTGGTGGCAGTGGGGTCGGTTCGAATCGGCGAGCGGCACGGCGCAGAACCTGGGTTATGCGCTGCAGTGGCCGCTGTTCGCGGGGTTCGTGGTGTTCGCCTACATCCGGTTCGTGCGCCTGGAGCGTGAAACGCGGGAACCGGACGAGCCGGAGCCCGCCGCCGCGCCCGAGCGACCGCGGAAAAAGGTGAAAACCGTTGCGCCCCGCGAGATTCCGCCCGGCATCCTGCCGGACCGGCCGACCGCGCCGCGCGCCGACGATCCGGTACTCGCCGAATACAACAGGTATCTGGCCGAACTGTACGAGCGCGACGCCCGCGAGCAGGTCGGCATCCCGCACGAATCCGAGAGGAGCGCCGGTTGA
- a CDS encoding LysR family transcriptional regulator, with product MNGTGSEGGLDLVQLRTFLAVYRAGSVTAAARQVGLSQPTVTTQLQMLEKRWGSQLFERLPRGVTPTAAADELAARLAGPMDALEAIAGGGVRAPVAQPPVRLAGPAEMLAALALPALAPLIAQGVRLTVTDGANEDLLAGLRTGRYDLVLSEIRPRGRTVRAEALVDEEFVLVAAPSVAAGIDARRLRTHGPAELAGLPLIGDATDLPMVRHYWRHVFGLRLDAEPAVVVADLRAVAAVVAAGGGVSVLPRYLIAAQLDSGALAPLLEPGDPPVNTGFLARRIGAPALPHVDLVYDALLAAGRGR from the coding sequence ATGAATGGCACGGGGAGCGAGGGCGGTCTCGACCTGGTCCAGCTGCGGACGTTCCTGGCGGTGTATCGGGCGGGGTCGGTGACGGCGGCGGCGCGCCAGGTCGGGCTGTCGCAGCCGACCGTGACCACGCAGCTGCAGATGCTGGAAAAGCGGTGGGGGAGCCAGCTTTTCGAGCGGCTGCCGCGCGGGGTGACGCCGACCGCGGCCGCCGACGAGCTGGCCGCGCGGCTGGCCGGGCCGATGGACGCGCTGGAGGCGATCGCGGGCGGGGGAGTGCGGGCCCCGGTCGCGCAGCCGCCGGTGCGGTTGGCCGGTCCGGCGGAAATGCTTGCCGCGCTGGCACTGCCCGCGCTCGCGCCGCTGATCGCGCAGGGGGTGCGGCTGACGGTGACCGACGGGGCGAACGAGGACCTGCTCGCCGGGCTGCGCACCGGTCGGTACGACCTGGTGCTGTCGGAGATCCGGCCGCGCGGGCGGACCGTGCGGGCCGAGGCGCTGGTGGACGAGGAATTCGTGCTCGTCGCCGCGCCCTCGGTGGCGGCCGGGATCGACGCCCGGCGGCTGCGCACGCACGGGCCCGCCGAGCTGGCCGGGCTACCGCTGATCGGTGACGCCACCGACCTCCCGATGGTGCGGCACTACTGGCGGCACGTCTTCGGCCTCCGGCTCGATGCCGAACCGGCGGTGGTCGTCGCGGATCTGCGCGCGGTCGCGGCGGTGGTCGCCGCCGGTGGCGGGGTGAGCGTGCTGCCACGGTATCTCATTGCCGCACAGCTGGATTCGGGTGCGCTGGCGCCCCTGCTGGAGCCGGGGGACCCGCCCGTCAACACCGGCTTCCTGGCCCGCCGCATCGGCGCCCCCGCCCTCCCGCACGTGGATCTGGTGTACGACGCCCTGCTGGCGGCCGGGCGCGGCCGGTAG
- a CDS encoding helix-turn-helix transcriptional regulator — MTTALADPGPFARELRRWRGLRRWSQLDLAIRADTTQRHLSFLEQGRSHPGRALVLRLAESLELSLRDRNTLLAAAGYAPAYRESGVDAPELAPVRGALRGILDGHMPYPALIADRRGTLLESNAAFGLFTEGCAPELLRPPVNTRRLALHPDGMARRVLNLPEWGRHVTEALRQRIRISPDPELEALVAELEGYLPPADPGPGYLGFAVPLRMRCDTGELRFITTLTSFATATDVSLSELHLEALLPADETTARYLRQRAESR; from the coding sequence ATGACGACCGCACTGGCAGATCCCGGCCCGTTCGCCCGGGAGTTGCGGCGTTGGCGCGGGCTGCGGCGCTGGAGCCAGCTCGATCTCGCGATCCGCGCCGACACCACGCAGCGCCACCTGAGCTTTCTCGAGCAGGGCCGCTCGCACCCGGGCCGGGCGCTGGTGCTGCGGCTGGCCGAATCGCTGGAACTGTCGCTGCGCGACCGCAATACGCTGCTGGCGGCGGCGGGCTATGCCCCGGCCTACCGCGAATCCGGCGTGGACGCACCGGAATTGGCGCCCGTGCGCGGGGCATTGCGCGGCATCCTCGACGGGCACATGCCGTATCCGGCGCTGATCGCGGACCGGCGCGGCACCCTGCTCGAATCCAATGCCGCCTTCGGCCTGTTCACCGAGGGCTGCGCGCCCGAACTGCTGCGGCCGCCGGTGAATACCCGTCGCCTCGCGCTGCATCCCGACGGCATGGCCCGGCGGGTGCTGAATCTGCCCGAGTGGGGACGGCACGTGACCGAGGCACTGCGCCAACGGATTCGGATCAGCCCGGACCCCGAGCTGGAGGCATTGGTCGCCGAATTGGAGGGCTACCTCCCGCCCGCCGACCCCGGCCCCGGCTACCTCGGCTTCGCCGTCCCGCTCCGAATGCGCTGTGACACCGGCGAATTGCGCTTCATCACCACCCTCACCTCCTTCGCCACCGCCACCGACGTCTCGCTGTCCGAACTCCACCTGGAGGCCCTGCTCCCGGCCGACGAGACCACCGCCCGCTATCTGCGCCAGCGCGCCGAATCGCGGTGA
- a CDS encoding DUF3817 domain-containing protein, with amino-acid sequence MSAADNPTAPATAPQAPGPTTRDTARIRSALTRYRALAYITGVWLLLLCAEMIYKYLLLDDSSKAPHWLFYVGQIHGIFYMLYLVFTIDLAIKTRWKPATTIITALAGTIPFLSFICEHYRTRQVRADYSL; translated from the coding sequence TTGAGCGCCGCCGACAACCCCACCGCCCCGGCCACCGCCCCCCAGGCGCCCGGCCCCACCACCCGCGACACCGCCCGCATCCGCTCGGCGCTGACCCGCTACCGCGCACTGGCCTACATCACCGGCGTCTGGCTCCTCCTGCTCTGCGCCGAAATGATCTACAAATACCTCCTGCTCGACGACAGCAGCAAGGCCCCCCACTGGCTGTTCTACGTAGGCCAAATCCACGGCATCTTCTACATGCTCTACCTGGTCTTCACCATCGACCTGGCCATCAAGACCCGCTGGAAGCCCGCCACCACAATCATCACGGCCCTAGCGGGCACCATCCCCTTCCTCTCCTTCATCTGCGAGCACTACCGCACCCGCCAGGTCCGCGCCGACTACAGCCTGTAG
- the rdgB gene encoding RdgB/HAM1 family non-canonical purine NTP pyrophosphatase gives MTRTILVASRNAKKLDELRRILTEAGIEGLRIVGLDEVPPYEEAPETGATFEENALAKARDGAAATGLACVADDSGLAVDALNGMPGVLSARWSGRHGDDAANNALLLAQLHDVPDHRRGARFISACALVADGRETVVVGEWPGTLTRHPIGTEGFGYDPLFTPTNETRTSAQLTPAEKNATSHRARALRALLPTLASLAER, from the coding sequence GTGACGCGCACGATCCTGGTCGCCAGCCGCAACGCCAAGAAGCTCGACGAGCTGCGGCGCATCCTCACCGAGGCGGGCATCGAGGGCCTACGGATCGTCGGCCTGGACGAGGTGCCGCCCTACGAGGAGGCCCCCGAAACCGGCGCCACCTTCGAGGAGAACGCCCTGGCCAAGGCCCGCGACGGCGCGGCCGCCACCGGATTGGCCTGCGTCGCAGACGATTCCGGCCTCGCCGTGGACGCGCTCAACGGCATGCCCGGCGTCCTGTCCGCCCGCTGGTCCGGCCGCCACGGCGACGACGCCGCCAACAACGCCCTCCTGCTGGCCCAACTGCACGACGTCCCCGACCACCGCCGCGGCGCCCGCTTCATCTCCGCCTGCGCCCTCGTAGCCGACGGCCGCGAAACCGTCGTCGTAGGCGAATGGCCCGGCACCCTCACCCGCCACCCCATAGGCACCGAAGGCTTCGGCTACGACCCCCTCTTCACCCCCACCAACGAAACCCGCACCTCCGCCCAACTAACCCCCGCCGAAAAAAACGCCACCTCCCACCGAGCCCGAGCCCTCCGAGCCCTCCTCCCCACCCTCGCATCCCTGGCCGAGCGTTAG
- a CDS encoding oxidoreductase — translation MAWNPSEIPDQTGRTFVITGANGGLGKHTTRVLAGKGATVVMACRNTTTAQQVADGIDGDVRVAALDLADLASVREFAERTGEFDVLINNAGLMNIPFSRTKDGFETQWGVNHLGHFALTGLLLDRIGDRIVTLSSVAHAMTPKLWIDDLNYEHRRYQRNLAYSQAKLSNLMFARELQRRLAESGSRKRSYAVHPGMAATDLFTRTETFTDRIAKPVIAVIGHSPTHAAESSLFAATTPDADPDTYWGPTRLFGVNGPVRPAPSTKLSKNRDLWRRLWEESERLTGITYKF, via the coding sequence ATGGCGTGGAATCCCAGCGAAATCCCGGACCAGACCGGGCGCACCTTCGTGATCACCGGGGCCAACGGTGGCCTCGGCAAGCACACTACCCGAGTGCTGGCAGGCAAGGGCGCCACCGTCGTCATGGCCTGCCGCAACACCACCACCGCACAGCAGGTGGCCGATGGCATCGACGGCGACGTGCGGGTGGCGGCGCTGGACCTGGCCGATCTGGCCTCGGTGCGCGAGTTCGCCGAACGCACCGGCGAATTCGATGTGCTGATCAACAATGCCGGGCTGATGAACATCCCGTTCTCGCGCACCAAGGATGGTTTCGAGACCCAGTGGGGCGTCAACCATCTGGGCCATTTCGCGCTGACCGGGCTGCTGCTGGACCGGATCGGCGACCGGATCGTGACGCTGTCGAGCGTCGCGCACGCCATGACGCCCAAGCTGTGGATCGACGACCTGAACTACGAGCACCGGCGGTACCAGCGCAACCTCGCCTACTCGCAGGCCAAGCTGTCGAATCTGATGTTCGCCCGCGAGTTGCAGCGGCGCCTGGCCGAATCCGGCTCGCGCAAGCGCTCCTACGCGGTGCACCCCGGCATGGCCGCCACGGACCTGTTCACCCGCACCGAAACCTTCACCGACCGCATCGCCAAGCCGGTCATCGCCGTCATCGGCCACTCCCCCACCCACGCCGCCGAATCCAGCCTCTTCGCCGCCACCACCCCCGACGCCGACCCCGACACCTACTGGGGCCCCACCCGCCTGTTCGGCGTCAACGGCCCGGTCCGCCCCGCCCCCTCCACCAAACTCTCCAAAAACCGAGACCTGTGGCGCCGCCTCTGGGAGGAATCCGAACGCCTGACCGGCATCACCTACAAGTTCTGA
- a CDS encoding M56 family metallopeptidase: protein MSAALGLFVFATVVAVCAPRVLPRLTRHGVAPRLGVAAWSTLIVSALGCWAVAAGLALADATHSWLRPERLMAEGLHEAEVIATGHAGLAAELALVAVTAALVAGIAMLGVRLARLLRRMRLRSRDHAEALRLTGRRVQRHDVGEVVVVDTPERAAYCVAGEPNVVVVTSAALAALEDRELAAVLAHEHAHLARHHPLLLAVTRGLAATFPRLRLCTVGAREIARLLEMSADDAAVRTHGRVPLLSGLLAMSGTVPSNALGASGTDILARARRLAAPDPGPHYRTRAGLLTGIGIAVTGPALVTTAAATELWLCLT, encoded by the coding sequence GTGAGCGCGGCCCTCGGACTGTTCGTCTTCGCGACCGTGGTGGCGGTCTGCGCCCCGCGGGTGCTCCCGCGGCTGACCCGCCACGGTGTCGCCCCGCGACTGGGTGTGGCGGCGTGGTCGACCCTGATCGTCAGCGCGCTCGGCTGCTGGGCCGTCGCCGCCGGTCTCGCGCTCGCCGATGCCACGCACTCCTGGCTGCGGCCGGAGCGACTGATGGCCGAGGGGCTGCACGAGGCCGAGGTGATCGCGACCGGGCATGCCGGTCTCGCCGCCGAACTCGCCCTGGTGGCGGTGACGGCCGCACTGGTCGCGGGGATCGCGATGCTCGGGGTGCGGCTGGCCCGGCTGCTGCGGCGGATGCGGCTGCGCTCGCGCGATCACGCCGAGGCGCTGCGCCTGACCGGCCGCCGCGTGCAGCGCCACGATGTCGGCGAGGTGGTGGTCGTCGATACCCCCGAGCGGGCCGCGTATTGCGTTGCGGGAGAACCGAATGTGGTGGTGGTCACCAGCGCCGCCCTCGCCGCGCTCGAGGATCGCGAACTGGCCGCGGTGCTCGCCCACGAACACGCCCATCTCGCCCGCCATCATCCCCTGCTGCTGGCGGTGACCCGCGGCCTGGCCGCCACCTTCCCCCGGCTGCGGCTGTGTACCGTCGGCGCCCGCGAGATCGCGCGCCTGCTGGAGATGTCCGCCGACGATGCCGCCGTCCGCACCCACGGCCGGGTCCCGCTGCTGTCGGGCCTGCTCGCCATGTCGGGCACGGTCCCCTCGAATGCCCTGGGCGCCAGCGGAACCGACATCCTGGCCCGCGCCCGGCGCCTGGCCGCTCCCGACCCCGGCCCGCACTACCGCACCCGCGCGGGCCTGCTGACCGGCATCGGCATCGCCGTCACCGGCCCGGCACTGGTCACCACCGCCGCCGCGACCGAGCTCTGGCTCTGCCTCACGTGA
- a CDS encoding MDR family MFS transporter, translating to MTGAHAVAEAAAPAPVSRGRANVVFVAVVLGMLMAALDSTIVSTALPTIVADLGGAGHMAWVMTSYLLAEAVATALAGKFGDLFGRKGVFQISGLIFIIGSMIAGLAHGMTLLVIARAVQGVGAGGLMVTAMALIADVIPLRERGKYQGALGAVFGVTTVIGPTLGGLFTDHASWRWCFYVNVPVAIVMIAVAARAIPSIRVAARPVIDYLGIALVAIGVSCLVLALEWGGQEYAWGSATIIGLFAASAILLVAFVFAELRAREPMLPMHLFRSNVFTVCSILSFIVGFAMLGAMTYLPSYLQYVDGVSATASGLRTLPMVIGLFTTSIMSGQVVGKTGHYKYFPIVGSAVMAVGLYLMSTMGRGTGFWLESLYMLILGLGLGLTMQVLTIVVQNTVPYSDLGTATSGVTFFRTIGSTFGTAIFGTLYSNRLQPNLRDALLHTPGVPPAVAANPQLLHKLPYEKAIPVIDAYAHTIQYVFRWVVPVAVLGFLVAWFLRQVPLRDSARAEATDVGQGFSMPESADRVQRLEQSLATMMRKLRDDELPAPHILAAADSPLTRDQWWAIGQVQMLNRVRGAATMDAIARAHWMPPEVLKPVYDKAVGNGYVEFDGERMDLTDSGRAELDRVLAEWRRWLCGYLDDWDCADAEDRRLLDQAVDNIAARLLDEAERPDVLPARSA from the coding sequence ATGACCGGTGCCCACGCAGTCGCCGAAGCCGCCGCGCCCGCACCCGTGAGTCGTGGCCGGGCCAATGTCGTATTCGTCGCCGTCGTGCTCGGCATGCTGATGGCCGCGCTCGACTCCACCATCGTCTCCACCGCGCTGCCGACCATCGTCGCCGACCTCGGCGGCGCCGGGCACATGGCGTGGGTGATGACGTCGTATCTGCTGGCCGAGGCGGTGGCGACCGCGCTCGCGGGCAAGTTCGGCGATCTGTTCGGGCGCAAGGGCGTATTCCAGATCAGCGGGCTGATCTTCATCATCGGGTCGATGATCGCCGGTCTGGCACACGGGATGACGCTGCTGGTGATCGCGCGCGCCGTGCAGGGCGTCGGCGCGGGTGGGTTGATGGTCACCGCGATGGCCCTGATCGCCGACGTGATTCCGCTGCGGGAACGCGGCAAATATCAGGGTGCGCTGGGCGCGGTGTTCGGCGTCACCACCGTGATCGGCCCGACGCTGGGCGGATTGTTCACCGACCACGCCAGCTGGCGCTGGTGCTTCTACGTGAACGTGCCGGTCGCGATCGTGATGATAGCCGTTGCGGCACGGGCGATTCCGTCGATCCGCGTGGCGGCCCGGCCGGTGATCGACTACCTCGGCATCGCCCTGGTCGCGATCGGCGTGAGCTGCCTGGTGCTGGCGCTGGAGTGGGGCGGGCAGGAGTACGCGTGGGGTTCGGCGACGATCATCGGGCTGTTCGCCGCGTCGGCAATTCTGTTGGTGGCCTTCGTCTTCGCGGAGCTGCGTGCCCGGGAGCCGATGCTGCCGATGCATCTGTTCCGCAGCAATGTCTTCACCGTCTGCTCGATCCTGAGCTTCATCGTCGGGTTCGCCATGCTGGGCGCGATGACCTACCTGCCCTCGTATCTGCAGTACGTGGACGGAGTGTCGGCGACGGCGTCGGGCCTGCGGACGCTGCCGATGGTGATCGGCCTGTTCACCACCTCCATCATGTCCGGCCAGGTGGTCGGAAAGACGGGGCACTACAAGTACTTTCCGATCGTCGGCAGCGCGGTGATGGCGGTGGGCCTGTACCTGATGTCGACCATGGGACGCGGCACCGGGTTCTGGCTGGAATCGCTGTACATGCTGATCCTCGGCCTCGGGCTGGGTCTGACCATGCAGGTGCTCACCATCGTGGTGCAGAACACCGTCCCGTACTCCGATCTCGGCACCGCCACCTCGGGCGTGACGTTCTTCCGCACCATCGGCAGCACGTTCGGCACCGCGATCTTCGGCACCCTCTACAGCAACAGGCTGCAGCCGAACCTGCGCGACGCCCTGCTGCACACCCCCGGCGTGCCACCCGCGGTGGCGGCCAATCCGCAACTGCTGCACAAACTTCCGTACGAGAAGGCGATCCCGGTCATCGACGCCTACGCGCACACCATCCAGTACGTGTTCCGCTGGGTGGTGCCGGTGGCGGTGCTCGGCTTCCTGGTGGCCTGGTTCCTGCGGCAGGTGCCGCTGCGCGACAGCGCCCGAGCCGAGGCCACCGATGTGGGCCAAGGATTTTCGATGCCGGAGTCGGCGGATCGGGTGCAGCGGCTGGAACAGTCGCTGGCCACCATGATGCGCAAGCTGCGCGACGACGAGCTGCCCGCCCCGCATATTCTGGCGGCCGCGGACAGCCCGCTGACCCGCGATCAGTGGTGGGCGATCGGCCAGGTGCAGATGCTGAACCGGGTCCGCGGCGCGGCCACCATGGACGCCATCGCCCGCGCCCACTGGATGCCGCCCGAGGTGCTGAAACCGGTGTACGACAAGGCCGTCGGCAACGGCTACGTCGAATTCGACGGTGAGCGTATGGATCTCACCGACAGCGGGCGCGCCGAGCTGGATCGGGTGCTCGCGGAATGGCGCCGGTGGCTGTGCGGCTACCTGGACGACTGGGATTGCGCCGACGCGGAGGATCGGCGGCTGCTGGATCAGGCGGTGGACAATATCGCCGCCAGGCTGCTCGACGAGGCCGAGCGACCGGACGTATTGCCCGCTCGCTCGGCCTGA
- a CDS encoding BlaI/MecI/CopY family transcriptional regulator → MPTRGFGDLEAVVMDRLWNREGEQTTVREVFDELAREREIAYTTVMSTMDNLHRKGWLERRREGKAYRYWPKLSREQHSARLMQEALHDGGRSDLVLAHFVEQIGPEESERLRAALRQLAEE, encoded by the coding sequence TTGCCTACACGCGGATTCGGGGACCTGGAAGCCGTGGTCATGGACCGGCTCTGGAACCGTGAGGGCGAACAGACGACGGTGCGGGAGGTGTTCGACGAGCTCGCGCGCGAGCGTGAGATCGCTTACACCACGGTCATGTCCACCATGGACAACCTGCATCGCAAGGGCTGGCTGGAGCGCCGCCGGGAGGGCAAGGCATACCGCTACTGGCCGAAGCTGAGCCGGGAGCAGCACAGCGCGCGACTGATGCAGGAGGCACTGCACGACGGCGGCCGGTCGGATCTGGTGCTCGCGCATTTCGTGGAGCAGATCGGTCCCGAGGAGTCCGAGCGACTGCGCGCGGCACTGAGACAGTTGGCCGAGGAGTGA